The Betta splendens chromosome 4, fBetSpl5.4, whole genome shotgun sequence genome contains a region encoding:
- the haus8 gene encoding HAUS augmin-like complex subunit 8, which yields MASRRITKAPSSFKNDSTETKSSKSGSTANKATTVKSSGTIVKSRYMQSAEKTSLSKSGSLTNDSTALMPKPSSPKLTGVRPKVGTPPRRSVAPQALATSSRETDQSVLRKSMLQSTFSDGHCFRPDFDISVIKDKTIIENSSEPDRNPENEKRTIEMRTFLLAYLTAKMESNTAKLKAEAEMRILQNMEEEEALHKELQEKKHQYLPQEKNRIFHELLDLQIAALTPVAEAAKQFTSDYKSFATAVDTTRHELPVKNFYIDGDRREFLDKAEASLKESEKLLVECTDGDHKENSTALECLRDIKITSKDISQQLSGAFSELQDLSSLVCRHTIQVQQAAEEEQLGSERTRELFCPEQ from the exons ATGGCGTCTAGAAGAATAACGAAAGCGCCAAGTAGTTTTAAAAATGACTCCACCGAGACAAAAAG cTCGAAAAGTGGGAGCACTGCAAACAAAGCCACCACTGTTAAAT CAAGTGGAACTATTGTCAAGTCTCGCTACATGCAGTCTGCTGAGAAGACCTCTCTCTCAAag AGTGGCTCGCTGACCAACGATTCTACTGCTCTGATGCCGAAACCTTCTTCACCTAAACTCACTGGTGTCCGACCTAAGGTGGGAACTCCACCAAGACGCTCAGTGGCTCCTCAGGCTCTTGCAACAT CATCACGTGAGACTGATCAGTCAGTGCTTCGTAAAAGTATGCTACAGTCCACTTTTTCAGATGGACACTGTTTTCGACCAGATTTTGATATTTCAGTCATTAAAG ATAAAACAATCATAGAAAATTCTTCAGAACCTGACAGAAATCCAGAGAATGAGAAAAGGACCATTGAGATGAGAACATTCCTGTTGGCATATCTCACAGCCAAG ATGGAAAGCAATACCGCAAAACTCAAGGCTGAGGCAGAGATGAGGATCCTGCAAaatatggaggaggaggaggcactgcATAAAGAGCTCCAGGAGAAAAAACACCAGTATCTCCCTcaagagaaaaacagaatttTCCACGAGCTGCTGGATTTACAG ATAGCTGCATTAACCCCTGTGGCTGAAGCCGCAAAGCAGTTCACAAGTGACTACAAGTCTTTTGCCACAGCTGTTGACACAACACGACATGAGCTGCCTGTCAAGAATTTCTACATCGATGGGGACAGAAGGGAGTTTTTAG ATAAAGCTGAAGCTAGCCTGAAGGAGAGTGAGAAGTTGCTGGTGGAGTGCACCGACGGAGATCATAAAGAAAATAGCACAGCTTTAGAGTGTTTAAGGGATATTAAAATTACCTCGAAAGACATCAGTCAGCAGCTCTCGGG TGCATTTTCTGAGCTTCAGGATCTGTCATCTTTGGTCTGCCGCCATACCATCCAGGTCCAGCAGGCGGCCGAAGAAGAGCAGCTTGGCTCTGAAAGAACCCGTGAACTCTTTTGCCCCGAACAGTGA
- the sac3d1 gene encoding SAC3 domain-containing protein 1 isoform X1, whose translation MNRRRAPRCISHSQRKNAHPRGAWRKPTQDQWRSHDEAPEEDESHEQRGKEAVPRGTCRTMCPARELQSREAQNRLHRFEVVAGTEKERRPKGDALRAVKEYSRPAAGKDSTNPSDLRPPAVLLKTVCYLIDDVAGSPCQHPWTEVYGFVFDRLRGVKQDMIIQRVSGLNCVAILERTVRFLIYASYRLCGEPLGLYDPRINDTHLQENLSWLLDCYAKETDRHPNQEEFQALGLLYNLGSTQATQHIMELPKQLRSTHSIRLALSINRAFLERNPVRLLRLAQNLNFLQCCALHRHLVTCRRDLLLILSHAYSSRNCRFPLERLAQLLSLDTSLTARLCQAYRVEVNHDNEVVFSKAAFTEPEQGNLHCKLYHNLVAEKQRDLTVGNIIHGCA comes from the exons ATGAACCGCCGGAGAGCGCCTCGCTGCAT CTCTCACTCACAGAGGAAGAATGCACACCCACGGGGAGCATGGAGGAAGCCAACCCAGGACCAGTGGCGCAGCCATGATGAAGCGCCTGAGGAGGACGAAAGTCATGAGCAGCGGGGGAAGGAAGCGGTGCCCAGGGGCACCTGCAGGACCATGTGCCCCGCACGTGAGCTGCAGAGCCGTGAGGCGCAGAATCGCCTTCACCGTTTTGAGGTGGTGGCAGGTACTGAAAAGGAGCGACGGCCAAAAGGAGACGCCTTGCGTGCTGTCAAGGAGTATTCTAGACCGGCTGCCGGAAAGGACTCCACAAACCCGTCTGACCTGCGACCACCTGCAGTGTTGCTGAAAACTGTGTGCTACCTCATTGATGACGTTGCTGGATCTCCTTGTCAGCATCCTTGGACTGAG GTTTACGGCTTTGTATTTGACCGGTTGCGTGGTGTGAAGCAGGACATGATCATCCAGAGAGTGTCAGGGTTGAACTGTGTGGCCATTCTAGAGCGGACGGTACGATTCCTGATATATGCCTCTTATCGGCTCTGCGGCGAGCCTCTGGGGCTCTACGACCCACGCATCAACGACACACATCTGCAGGAGAACCTGAGCTGGTTGTTGGACTGCTATGCAAAAGAAACGGACCGTCATCCCAATCAGGAAGAGTTCCAGGCACTTGGCCTTCTTTACAACTTAG GTTCAACTCAGGCCACACAACACATCATGGAGCTCCCTAAGCAGCTCCGCAGTACTCATAGCATCAGGCTCGCACTGTCCATCAATCGGGCTTTTCTGGAGCGAAACCCTGTACGTTTGCTCCGATTGGCGCAGAACTTGAACTTCCTGCAGTGCTGTGCACTTCACCGGCACTTGGTGACATGTCGTCGGGATCTGCTGCTGATACTCAGCCATGCTTATAGCAGTCGCAACTGTCGCTTTCCCCTTGAGAGACTGGCTCAGCTCTTATCTTTAGACACGTCACTTACGGCTCGCCTCTGTCAGGCTTACAGAGTGGAAGTTAACCATGACAACGAAGTGGTCTTCTCCAAAGCTGCTTTCACTGAACCCGAGCAAGGGAATCTGCACTGTAAACTATATCACAACTTGGTAGCTGAGAAACAGAGAGACCTCACTGTTGGAAACATCATTCATGGCTGTGCTTAA
- the sac3d1 gene encoding SAC3 domain-containing protein 1 isoform X2 encodes MCPARELQSREAQNRLHRFEVVAGTEKERRPKGDALRAVKEYSRPAAGKDSTNPSDLRPPAVLLKTVCYLIDDVAGSPCQHPWTEVYGFVFDRLRGVKQDMIIQRVSGLNCVAILERTVRFLIYASYRLCGEPLGLYDPRINDTHLQENLSWLLDCYAKETDRHPNQEEFQALGLLYNLGSTQATQHIMELPKQLRSTHSIRLALSINRAFLERNPVRLLRLAQNLNFLQCCALHRHLVTCRRDLLLILSHAYSSRNCRFPLERLAQLLSLDTSLTARLCQAYRVEVNHDNEVVFSKAAFTEPEQGNLHCKLYHNLVAEKQRDLTVGNIIHGCA; translated from the exons ATGTGCCCCGCACGTGAGCTGCAGAGCCGTGAGGCGCAGAATCGCCTTCACCGTTTTGAGGTGGTGGCAGGTACTGAAAAGGAGCGACGGCCAAAAGGAGACGCCTTGCGTGCTGTCAAGGAGTATTCTAGACCGGCTGCCGGAAAGGACTCCACAAACCCGTCTGACCTGCGACCACCTGCAGTGTTGCTGAAAACTGTGTGCTACCTCATTGATGACGTTGCTGGATCTCCTTGTCAGCATCCTTGGACTGAG GTTTACGGCTTTGTATTTGACCGGTTGCGTGGTGTGAAGCAGGACATGATCATCCAGAGAGTGTCAGGGTTGAACTGTGTGGCCATTCTAGAGCGGACGGTACGATTCCTGATATATGCCTCTTATCGGCTCTGCGGCGAGCCTCTGGGGCTCTACGACCCACGCATCAACGACACACATCTGCAGGAGAACCTGAGCTGGTTGTTGGACTGCTATGCAAAAGAAACGGACCGTCATCCCAATCAGGAAGAGTTCCAGGCACTTGGCCTTCTTTACAACTTAG GTTCAACTCAGGCCACACAACACATCATGGAGCTCCCTAAGCAGCTCCGCAGTACTCATAGCATCAGGCTCGCACTGTCCATCAATCGGGCTTTTCTGGAGCGAAACCCTGTACGTTTGCTCCGATTGGCGCAGAACTTGAACTTCCTGCAGTGCTGTGCACTTCACCGGCACTTGGTGACATGTCGTCGGGATCTGCTGCTGATACTCAGCCATGCTTATAGCAGTCGCAACTGTCGCTTTCCCCTTGAGAGACTGGCTCAGCTCTTATCTTTAGACACGTCACTTACGGCTCGCCTCTGTCAGGCTTACAGAGTGGAAGTTAACCATGACAACGAAGTGGTCTTCTCCAAAGCTGCTTTCACTGAACCCGAGCAAGGGAATCTGCACTGTAAACTATATCACAACTTGGTAGCTGAGAAACAGAGAGACCTCACTGTTGGAAACATCATTCATGGCTGTGCTTAA
- the cpamd8 gene encoding C3 and PZP-like alpha-2-macroglobulin domain-containing protein 8, whose product MPRCSLTAFSLSWTLFLCNVNGGYAQEPQGYLVAAPSVFRAGVEERVSVTIFGAAAETRVQAQLSVKGQAVAHGNGAVFDKGTVTLKVPSGLRGQAQLKVWGNRHLTEGGYIFHNHTTVTVESKGTAVFIQTDKPVYKPTHKVLLNVYTVTADLRPVNEEMEAYVLDPRGSRMIQWRSLKPICCGVVNMSFPLSDQPVFGVWFVFVEVQGHTYNTSFEVQKYVMPKFELVIDAPRYIRDLSSCEKATVRARYTFGKPVAGKLTVNMTVNGVGYYRHEMGHPVIKNMEIKGSANFSICVKDMMPLDVADHFRGAVNIWATVTSVDGSRQTTFDDSTPVHKQLIDIKYSKDTRKQFKPGLPYKGKIEVSFPDGSPADGVRVRVKAELTPKDNVYTSELVSKDGQANFEIPSIPTAAQYVWLETKVTAIDGRAVGDQYLPSYLSISSWYSPSRCHIQIQSPSSALVVGQEAELGLKSTCPCNFTLHYEVASRGNIVLSGKQPANVTAAHREKRAAVVFDKNIHTTLPPPAAFDPSPQAEMDSCVSYLRFPVTHSMAPLSRVLVYYVRESGEGVADALQVPIQPHFENQVSVSLSSNESMPGDPLTLRVRGERGSCVCVATVDKSLYLIKPDFHLSPDTVFKELADFDVSDAFGVPRDDGHYWWPGLSSRRRRRSSVFPWHWDITKDARFAFTETGLVVMTDVVSLNHRQTGGMYTDEAVPAFQPHTSTVVAATHTRPTARAEKRRRTFFPETWVWHCLRVSTETGEAELRLDVPDSITTWVTEAVGLSEAGGLGLSSRSELRVFKPFFVDFTLPYSLIRGEQTKIPLTVYNYLPTCSEVHVKVSVPRGVRFVGHPGKHLTRKKCVAPGEAASTSIVLSFTELGSANITARAIAYSEPSCCSDGLGTSKAANDVEDRRSPTGLDHVRRTVLVEPEGLPREYTYSVFFCPNERIHISTPNKYEYQYVKKPARMSQFQVAVKTHNDAHFALSASPHDSAEMLEVVLGGRQNTRSWISVGKMGEPLVSAATPGILSWDEFRSFWISWKGGAVQVGHGSHPSNESVILHWSGQIPGQVHHIGFSTGWGSVGEFKIWRKEDSEENHNEAFTLGVPHNMVPGSERATAFMIGDVMGPTLNNLDKLLRLPFGCGEQNMIHFAPNVFVLKYLQKTRQLSPDVEREATDYLLQGYQRQLTYKRQDGSYSAFGERDSSGSMWLTAFVLKSFAQSRGFIFIDPEELRAAKSWLIGHQWDDGSFPAVGRILNKDLQGGIHGKISLTAYVVAALLETGINTEEEKVAVAKAKDFLESNTYSADDPYTSALCAYALALLRSPYGPLALRRLNHMAITQDGLTHWSLTGSTVTDEDTFMGFSDGISQSVVSAEVEMTAYGLLTYTLLGDVASALPVVKWLSQQRNALGGFSSTQDTCVALQALSEYAILSYVGGLNLTISLASTNLDFQETFELNRQNKKLLQSARIPSIPTGLFVSAKGEGCCLMQIDVSYNVPDPVSKPAFQLKVDLKESFQEPYQQSSSSSSSSSSPSRHSQSSSRSRSCADNRSELNRKRRAPIDDDDPAAHQDKMDFHLSLEVCARWLHSGSSNMAVIEVPMISGFQADVESVERVLMDKRVGLKRYELSGRKVLFYFDEIPSQCMTCVAFQAVREYIVGKTAPVPVKIYDYYEPAFEATRFYNVSESSPLARELCDGPTCNEVESSSSQWMGFVQANQCNHVFGCLDEERFERCTCYRDCGFDGEPVCGSDGQVYQNQCQMEVFACRNGTRIKQVPLSYCPRMASTVEDRQPILSQETEQLSVPGHTGEEEQGSMAEVSYYSYEYDSDTDPFLADAEGGDHYDLSEGGGYAGQKEALSDAQTPTLETRSIPER is encoded by the exons ATGCCGCGCTGCTCCCTGACAGCGTTCAGTCTTTCGTGGACTTTGTTCCTCTGCAACGTGAACGGCGGCTACGCGCAAGAACCCCA AGGCTACCTGGTGGCGGCGCCGTCCGTGTTCCGCGCCGGCGTGGAGGAGCGCGTGAGCGTCACCATCTTCGGCGCCGCGGCGGAGACCCGCGTGCAGGCGCAGCTCTCGGTGAAGGGCCAGGCGGTCGCCCACGGCAACGGCGCCGTGTTCG ACAAAGGCACCGTCACGCTCAAG GTTCCCTCCGGACTCCGAGGCCAGGCTCAGCTGAAGGTGTGGGGGAACCGTCATCTGACGGAGGGCGGCTACATCTTCCACAACCACACCACCGTCACGGTGGAGAGCAAGGGCACGGCCGTCTTCATCCAGACGGACAAGCCGGTCTACAAGCCCACACACAAAG TGCTTCTGAACGTCTACACGGTCACCGCTGACCTGAGGCCAGTGAACGAGGAG ATGGAGGCCTATGTTTTG gatCCAAGAGGATCCAGGATGATCCAGTGGAGAAGCCTCAAACCCATCTGCTGTG ggGTTGTAAACATGAGTTTCCCTCTGTCTGACCAGCCTGTGTTTGGAGTGTGGTTTGTCTTTGTGGAGGTGCAGGGCCACACATACAACACGTCTTTCGAAGTGCAGAAATACG TGATGCCCAAGTTTGAGCTGGTGATTGATGCACCTCGCTACATCCGGGACCTGAGCTCATGTGAGAAGGCCACAGTGAGGGCCAG GTACACGTTTGGGAAACCGGTGGCAGGAAAGTTGACGGTGAACATGACGGTGAATGGGGTGGGCTACTACAGGCATGAGATGGGCCACCCTGTGATTAAAAACATGGAG ATCAAAGGTTCTGCAAACTTCAGCATTTGTGTTAAGGACATGATGCCTTTGGATGTAGCTGATCACTTCAGGGGAGCTGTGAATATTTGGGCGACGGTGACCAGCGTCGACGGGAGCCGGCAAACCACATTCGATGACTCCACGCCCGTCCACAAGCAGCTCATCGACATCAAGTACTCCAAGGACACGCGCAAGCAGTTCAAGCCGGGTCTGCCCTACAAAGGGAAG ATCGAGGTGAGCTTCCCCGACGGGAGCCCCGCGGACGGGGTGCGGGTGCGGGTCAAGGCCGAGCTCACCCCCAAGGACAACGTCTACACCAGCGAGCTGGTTTCCAAGGACGGACAGGCTAACTTTGAGATCCCCTCCATCCCCACTGCTGCCCAGTATGTTTGGCTAGAG ACCAAAGTCACGGCTATTGATGGAAGGGCAGTAGGAGATCAGTACCTGCCCAGCTAcctgtccatcagcagctgGTACTCTCCCAGCAGGTGTCACATCCAGATCCAGAGTCCCAGCTCGGCGCTGGTG GTCGGCCAGGAGGCCGAGCTGGGCCTCAAGTCCACCTGTCCCTGCAACTTCACCCTGCACTACGAGGTGGCGTCCAGGGGAAACATCGTGCTCTCAGGCAAACAGCCGGCCAACGTGACGGCGGCCCATCGGGAGAAGAGGGCCGCAGTCGTCTTCGATAAAAACATCCacaccaccctccctcctcccgccgcCTTCG ACCCCTCCCCCCAGGCTGAGATGGACAGCTGCGTGTCCTACCTCCGCTTTCCCGTCACTCACAGCATGGCGCCGCTCAGCCGCGTGCTGGTCTACTACGTGCGGGAGAGCGGCGAGGGCGTCGCGGACGCTCTGCAGGTTCCCATCCAGCCTCACTTCGAGAACCAG gtgtctgtgtctctgtcgtCCAACGAGTCCATGCCTGGAGACCCGCTGACCCTGCGCGTccgaggagagagaggctcctgtgtgtgtgtggccactgTGGATAAGAGTCTCTACCTCATAAAGCCTGACTTCCACCTCAGTCCCGACACG GTGTTCAAAGAGCTTGCGGACTTCGACGTCTCCGATGCCTTCGGCGTTCCCAGGGACGACGGCCATTACTGGTGGCCGGGGCTGTCGTCGCGGAGACGCAGGCGCTCCTCCGTGTTCCCGTGGCACTGGGACATCACCAAGGACGCCCGCTTCGCTTTCACA GAAACGGGTCTGGTCGTGATGACGGACGTGGTTAGCTTAAACCACCGGCAGACGGGAGGAATGTACACGGACGAAGCCGTTCCTGCCTTTCAGCCGCACACCTCCACCGTGGTGGCTGCGACGCACACTCGCCCCACAGCCAG AGCGGAGAAGCGGAGGCGAACGTTTTTCCCAGAGACTTGGGTGTGGCACTGCCTGCGCGTCAG CACGGAAACGGGGGAAGCGGAGCTGCGGCTGGACGTGCCGGACTCCATCACGACGTGGGTGACGGAGGCCGTGGGCCTGTCGGAGGCGGGGGGGCTGGGCCTGTCCAGCAGGTCGGAGCTGCGGGTCTTCAAGCCCTTCTTTGTTGACTTCACGCTGCCCTACAGCCTGATCCGAGGGGAGCAGACCAAGATCCCCCTCACCGTCTACAACTACCTGCCAACCTGCTCCGAG GTTCACGTCAAAGTCTCCGTCCCCAGAGGCGTCCGCTTCGTCGGCCACCCCGGGAAGCACCTCACCAGGAAGAAGTGCGTCGCCCCCGGAGAGGCCGCGTCCACGTCCATCGTTCTGTCTTTCACTGAGCTGGGATCTGCCAACATCACAG CTCGAGCGATTGCCTACAGTGAACCCAGCTGCTGTTCAGACGGACTTGGGACCAGCAAAGCAGCCAATGACGTGGAGGACAGAAGAAGCCCGACCGGGCTGGATCACGTCCGCAGGACCGTTCTGGTGGAG CCTGAAGGCCTTCCCAGAGAATACACCTACAGCGTCTTCTTCTGTCCCAACG AGAGGATCCACATTTCCACCCCAAACAAGTATGAGTACCAGTATGTGAAAAAGCCTGCCAGGATGAGCCAGTTCCAGGTGGCCGTGAAGACCCACAACGACGCCCACTTCGCCCTCTCTGCCAGTCCCCACGACAGCGCAGAGATGCTAGAAGTGGTCCTGGGGGGGCGGCAGAACACCCGCTCCTGGATCTCGGTGGGTAAGATGGGCGAGCCCCTCGTCAGCGCCGCCACCCCCGGCATCCTCTCCTGGGACGAGTTCCGCAGCTTCTGGATCAGCTGGAAAGGGGGCGCGGTGCAG GTTGGACACGGTTCACATCCATCCAATGAATCTGTGATTCTTCACTGGAGCGGCCAGATCCCCGGACAG GTGCATCACATAGGCTTCTCAACGGGATGGGGCTCAGTTGGAGAATTTAAAATCTGGAGGAAGGAAGACTCCGAGGAGAACCACAATGAGGCCTTCACTCTGGGAGTTCCACACAACATGGTCCCCGGATCCGAGAGGGCCACCGCATTCATGATAG GGGACGTGATGGGGCCAACGCTGAACAACCTGGACAAGCTGCTGCGGCTGCCCTTCGGGTGCGGCGAGCAGAACATGATCCACTTCGCCCCCAACGTCTTTGTCCTCAAGTACCTCCAGAAGACCCGGCAGCTGAGCCCCGACGTGGAGAGAGAGGCGACGGACTACCTGCTGCAAG GCTACCAGAGGCAGCTGACTTACAAACGGCAGGACGGCTCCTACAGCGCCTTCGGGGAGAGGGATTCCTCTGGCAGCATGTG GCTGACCGCGTTTGTTCTGAAGTCCTTCGCTCAGTCTCGCGGCTTCATCTTCATCGATCCGGAGGAGCTGCGTGCAGCCAAGTCCTGGCTCATCGGGCATCAGTGGGACGACGGCTCCTTCCCCGCCGTGGGCCGCATCCTCAATAAAGAcctgcag GGAGGGATTCACGGGAAGATCTCACTCACAGCTTATGTGGTAGCAGCTCTGCTGGAAACAGGCATAAACACAGAG gaggagaaggtggcgGTGGCCAAGGCCAAAGACTTCCTGGAGAGCAACACGTACTCGGCCGACGACCCGTACACGTCGGCGCTGTGTGCGTAcgcgctggcgctgctgcgcAGCCCCTACGGCCCGCTGGCCCTGCGCCGCCTCAACCACATGGCCATCACACAAG ATGGACTCACTCACTGGAGTCTGACTGGCAGCACTGTGACGGACGAGGACACGTTCATGGGCTTCAGCGATGGAATCTCCCAGTCGG TGGTGTCGGCCGAGGTGGAGATGACGGCCTACGGGCTTCTTACCTACACGCTCCTGGGGGACGTGGCCTCAGCGCTGCCTGTGGTCAAGTGGCTCTCCCAGCAGAGGAACGCCCTGGGCGGCTTCTCCTCCACGCAG GACACGTGCGTGGCCCTGCAGGCCCTGTCGGAGTACGCCATCCTGTCCTACGTGGGCGGGCTCAACCTCACCATCTCGCTGGCCTCCACCAACCTCGACTTCCAGGAGACCTTCGAACTCAACAGGCAGAACAAGAAGCTGCTTCAGAGCGCCAGG ATCCCCAGCATCCCcacaggcctgtttgtgagcgCCAAAGGAGAAGGCTGCTGCCTCATGCAG aTTGATGTGTCTTACAACGTCCCGGACCCGGTCTCCAAGCCAGCCTTCCAGCTCAAGGTGGACCTAAAGGAGTCATTTCAGGAGCCATACCagcagtcctcctcctcctcctcctcctcctcctcaccttcccgTCATTCCCAGTCGTCCTCGCGCTCTCGGAGCTGCGCTGACAACCGCTCTGAGCTCAACAGGAAGAGGCGCGCTCCAATCGATGACGACGACCCTGCAGCCCATCAGGACAAAATGGACTTCCACCTCTCCCTGGAAGTTTGTGCCCG GTGGCTTCATTCAGGCTCCTCCAACATGGCCGTCATAGAAGTTCCAATGATTTCTGGCTTCCAAGCTGACGTTGAAAGCGTGGAGAGG GTGCTGATGGACAAGAGAGTGGGTCTGAAAAGATACGAGCTGAGTGGGAGGAAGGTGCTGTTCTACTTCGATGAG ATCCCTAGTCAGTGCATGACGTGTGTGGCCTTCCAAGCTGTCAGGGAATACATTGTGGGCAAGACAGCACCTGTTCCGGTCAAGATCTATGACTACTACGAACCAG cCTTCGAGGCTACCAGGTTTTACAACGTTAGCGAGAGCAGCCCCCTGGCGCGGGAGCTGTGTGACGGACCCACTTGCAATGAGGTGGAGAGTTCGAGCAGCCAGTGGATGG GCTTCGTGCAGGCAAACCAGTGCAACCACGTGTTCGGCTGCCTGGACGAGGAGCGCTTTGAGCGCTGCACGTGCTACAGGGACTGTGGGTTTGACGGGGAGCCCGTCTGTGGGTCGGACGGGCAGGTTTACCAGAACCAGTGTCAGATGGAGGTGTTTGCCTGCCGGAATGGGACACGCATCAAGCAGGTCCCGCTGTCCTATTGTCCCAGGA TGGCCAGCACGGTGGAGGACAGGCAGCCAATACTGAGCcaggagactgagcagctctcTGTGCCTGGACACACAG GTGAAGAGGAGCAGGGGTCCATGGCAGAGGTGTCCTATTACTCCTATGAATATGACTCCGATACGGATCCCTTTCTCGCCGACGCGGAGGGAGGGGACCATTACGACCTGTCTGAAGGTGGGGGCTACGCGGGGCAGAAGGAGGCCCTGTCCGATGCCCAAACACCCACACTGGAAACAAGAAGCATCCCTGAACGATG A
- the odf3l2b gene encoding outer dense fiber protein 3-like protein 2b isoform X2: protein MEKKYPVIAGREKGPGPGRYRLPPAIGFMGHDVTKPTSPAYSIHGRMSDNMYCVDSSPGPQYHVDAKITRFGKDGTPAYSMLGRIKAQKELFQTPGPGAYVPEKAPPCNLQHRPPSYTMGSRTYYRSTDSVPAPNKYSLPPLLGSHVPNKPASASYTISSSYSTGGSSVDLAKTPGPCRYNSTDPSVYLPRQPAFSMLGRHSLLRGAATTPGPGAYNPEKVTVHKGRAPAFSLGIRHSEFVTPLIVNVSE from the exons ATGGAGAAGAAATATCCAGTAATtgcaggaagagaaaaag GGCCTGGACCCGGTCGCTACAGGCTCCCACCTGCTATCGGGTTTATGGGCCATGACGTCACTAAGCCAACCAGTCCTGCCTATTCTATCCATGGCAGGATGAGTGACAATA TGTATTGTGTTGATTCCAGTCCAGGGCCTCAGTACCACGTTGATGCTAAAATCACCCGCTTTGGAAAGGATGGCACGCCTGCTTATTCAATGCTGGgcagaataaaagcacaga AGGAGTTATTCCAGACACCAGGACCAGGTGCATACGTCCCTGAGAAAGCTCCACCCTGCAACCTCCAGCACAGACCCCCATCCTACACAATGGGCTCTCGTACATACTACCGCAGCACGGACTCAGTTCCTGCTCCTAACAAATACAGCCTTCCTCCACTCTTGGGTTCTCATGTTCCTAACAAACCAGCCAGTGCAAGCTATACTATATCCAGTAGCTACAGCACAGGGGGATCTTCTGTGGATTTAGCAAAGACGCCAGGGCCTTGCAGGTACAACAGTACAGACCCAAGTGTATATTTACCCCGACAACCAGCGTTCTCAATGCTGGGGCGTCACAGTTTACTCAGAGGTGCCGCCACAACACCGGGTCCTGGAGCTTATAACCCAGAGAAAGTGACAGTTCACAAAGGCCGGGCCCCAGCCTTCTCCCTGGGCATCAGACATTCTGAATTTGTCACCCCACTGATTGTTAATGTTTCTGAATAA
- the odf3l2b gene encoding outer dense fiber protein 3-like protein 2b isoform X1, producing the protein MLCTPAGTTDLTDNYVRSEECSYVMHSVYQSDLYMRSVCWIVNNCWTLYSILGPGPGRYRLPPAIGFMGHDVTKPTSPAYSIHGRMSDNMYCVDSSPGPQYHVDAKITRFGKDGTPAYSMLGRIKAQKELFQTPGPGAYVPEKAPPCNLQHRPPSYTMGSRTYYRSTDSVPAPNKYSLPPLLGSHVPNKPASASYTISSSYSTGGSSVDLAKTPGPCRYNSTDPSVYLPRQPAFSMLGRHSLLRGAATTPGPGAYNPEKVTVHKGRAPAFSLGIRHSEFVTPLIVNVSE; encoded by the exons ATGTTATGCACACCTGCTGGAACCACTGATCTGACTGACAATTATGTGCGATCTGAGGAATGTAGTTATGTTATGCACAGTGTTTATCAGTCTGACTTATACATGAGGTCTGTGTGCTGGATTGTAAATAACTGTTGGACTCTTTATTCGATCCTAGGGCCTGGACCCGGTCGCTACAGGCTCCCACCTGCTATCGGGTTTATGGGCCATGACGTCACTAAGCCAACCAGTCCTGCCTATTCTATCCATGGCAGGATGAGTGACAATA TGTATTGTGTTGATTCCAGTCCAGGGCCTCAGTACCACGTTGATGCTAAAATCACCCGCTTTGGAAAGGATGGCACGCCTGCTTATTCAATGCTGGgcagaataaaagcacaga AGGAGTTATTCCAGACACCAGGACCAGGTGCATACGTCCCTGAGAAAGCTCCACCCTGCAACCTCCAGCACAGACCCCCATCCTACACAATGGGCTCTCGTACATACTACCGCAGCACGGACTCAGTTCCTGCTCCTAACAAATACAGCCTTCCTCCACTCTTGGGTTCTCATGTTCCTAACAAACCAGCCAGTGCAAGCTATACTATATCCAGTAGCTACAGCACAGGGGGATCTTCTGTGGATTTAGCAAAGACGCCAGGGCCTTGCAGGTACAACAGTACAGACCCAAGTGTATATTTACCCCGACAACCAGCGTTCTCAATGCTGGGGCGTCACAGTTTACTCAGAGGTGCCGCCACAACACCGGGTCCTGGAGCTTATAACCCAGAGAAAGTGACAGTTCACAAAGGCCGGGCCCCAGCCTTCTCCCTGGGCATCAGACATTCTGAATTTGTCACCCCACTGATTGTTAATGTTTCTGAATAA
- the cks2 gene encoding cyclin-dependent kinases regulatory subunit 2, with product MSKKQIYYSDKYTDEEFEYRHVVLPKQLSKLVPSSHLMTEDEWRGLGVQQSQGWIHYMIHKPEPHILLFRRPLPKDGSDL from the exons ATGTCCAAAAAACAGATATATTATTCTGACAAGTACACCGATGAAGAATTCGAGTACAG GCATGTCGTGCTTCCAAAGCAGCTGTCTAAGCTGGTGCCTTCATCCCACCTGATGACCGAAGACGAGTGGAGGGGACTGGGAGTGCAGCAAAGCCAGGGCTGGATACACTACATGATCCATAAACCAG AACCACACATACTGCTTTTCAGAAGACCTCTCCCAAAGGATGGGAGCGACCTGTAA